Proteins encoded in a region of the Thermodesulfobacteriota bacterium genome:
- the groL gene encoding chaperonin GroEL (60 kDa chaperone family; promotes refolding of misfolded polypeptides especially under stressful conditions; forms two stacked rings of heptamers to form a barrel-shaped 14mer; ends can be capped by GroES; misfolded proteins enter the barrel where they are refolded when GroES binds): MPAKEIKYDVKAREALLRGINTLADAVKVTLGPKGRNVIIEKSFGSPTITKDGVTVAKEIELTDRFENMGAQMVKEVASKTSDVAGDGTTTATILAQAVYAEGSKLVAAGNNPMAIKRGIDKAVEAVVDELKKISKPTKDQKEIAQVGTISANNDSTIGNIIAEAMEKVGKEGVITVEEAKSMETTLDVVEGMQFDRGYISPYFVTDPEKMEAVLSDPYILLNEKKISNMKDLLPVLEQIAKMGRPLLILSEDVEGEALATLVVNKLRGTLQCAAVKAPGFGDRRKAMLEDIAILTGGQVVSEDLGIKLENISLKDLGTAKRITIDKDNTTIVDGGGERSALEGRVKQIRTQIEETTSDYDREKLQERLAKLIGGVAVINVGAATETEMKEKKARVEDALNATRAAVEEGIVPGGGVAFIRCIPALTKLKLHGDEQLGVNLIKRALEEPVRQIANNAGFEGSVVVDRVKNEKDSVGFNAETGEFEDLIKAGVIDPTKVTRFALQNAASVAGLLLTTEAMVAEKPEERESKMPPMPPGGGMGGMY; the protein is encoded by the coding sequence ATGCCAGCAAAAGAGATAAAATATGATGTCAAGGCCAGAGAGGCTTTGTTGCGGGGTATAAATACCCTGGCCGATGCAGTAAAAGTAACCTTGGGACCGAAGGGACGCAACGTTATCATAGAGAAAAGCTTTGGTTCACCCACGATCACCAAGGATGGTGTTACGGTAGCCAAGGAAATCGAGCTTACCGATAGATTTGAGAATATGGGCGCGCAGATGGTAAAGGAGGTTGCCTCCAAGACCAGTGACGTAGCCGGGGACGGCACGACCACCGCTACCATCCTGGCCCAGGCCGTTTACGCTGAGGGTTCAAAGCTCGTGGCCGCCGGAAACAACCCCATGGCTATTAAACGCGGTATCGACAAGGCAGTTGAGGCGGTAGTGGATGAACTCAAAAAAATCAGTAAGCCGACCAAGGACCAGAAGGAAATTGCCCAGGTCGGGACGATCTCTGCTAATAATGATTCCACTATCGGCAATATAATCGCCGAAGCCATGGAGAAGGTCGGTAAAGAAGGCGTAATCACGGTTGAAGAAGCTAAAAGCATGGAGACCACCCTGGATGTGGTCGAAGGTATGCAGTTCGATCGCGGTTATATTTCACCTTATTTTGTTACCGACCCGGAAAAGATGGAGGCAGTCTTAAGCGATCCCTACATCTTGCTCAACGAGAAAAAAATAAGCAATATGAAAGACTTATTGCCGGTACTGGAGCAGATTGCCAAGATGGGCAGACCCCTCCTCATTCTGTCTGAGGATGTGGAAGGCGAGGCCTTGGCCACATTGGTTGTGAACAAACTCCGTGGCACCTTACAGTGTGCCGCGGTCAAGGCCCCTGGCTTTGGCGACAGAAGAAAGGCCATGCTGGAGGATATAGCCATCCTGACCGGCGGGCAGGTTGTCTCTGAAGATTTGGGCATCAAGTTGGAAAATATCTCCTTAAAAGACCTCGGAACGGCTAAACGTATTACTATAGACAAAGACAATACAACTATAGTCGATGGCGGCGGTGAGCGGTCAGCATTGGAAGGACGGGTAAAACAGATTCGCACCCAGATTGAAGAGACTACATCCGACTACGACCGTGAGAAGCTACAGGAGCGCTTGGCTAAGCTAATCGGCGGTGTGGCGGTAATAAATGTAGGCGCGGCCACTGAAACGGAGATGAAAGAAAAGAAGGCACGTGTGGAAGATGCTCTGAATGCTACCAGGGCTGCCGTGGAGGAAGGGATAGTGCCCGGCGGCGGTGTGGCTTTTATCCGTTGCATACCGGCCTTGACCAAGCTAAAACTCCATGGTGACGAGCAGCTCGGCGTTAATCTGATCAAACGTGCTTTGGAGGAACCCGTGCGTCAGATTGCGAACAATGCGGGTTTTGAAGGATCCGTGGTGGTCGACCGTGTTAAAAATGAGAAGGATTCAGTGGGATTCAATGCGGAAACAGGTGAGTTTGAAGATCTGATTAAGGCTGGTGTCATTGACCCGACTAAAGTAACGCGTTTTGCCCTGCAGAATGCGGCCAGTGTAGCCGGCCTCTTGCTTACAACCGAAGCCATGGTGGCGGAGAAACCGGAAGAAAGGGAATCCAAAATGCCTCCAATGCCCCCGGGTGGCGGTATGGGCGGTATGTACTAA
- a CDS encoding biotin/lipoyl-containing protein, producing the protein MEHIRPGMDTKDILRRLKKAKGYFITNTARDLSQSDFKNRILLHTDLLAAKPRDAAGYFSLEITGGASVHVDMLRKQVNPFLKLELLRREMPNTLFQTLCRGVNLFGYRPYPENAIRLTVREFAKYVEVWRVFDFLNYIPNMVPVFEEVKKAGKILEPSICFSTGPEHTDEFYVGKVREILDVTGEDIILCIKNHGGLGTPKRIGELVASIKQRFPDLLIHYHGHNTDSNDVPRIAAAILSGAEIVDAADHAFTGFYGPPPVLSVIQTMEAHGIRAEGVSTDAVIETSEALRPERGAYADFESQFKGFDSTVQVHKLPGGATGSSFEQAVKGEFLHLMPKILREELPRVQIELGNWWSVTPGSQILWTTAVNNVLSGERYENASGDLKNLLLGKYGPFPFYRPSEEIYSKVFGPDWEKILKEQGGVAKIEDIDLEKEEATLVERLGRSVTREEMVLYLQHPNDAVDFLKFEEEYGQAYVLPPQIWFRKGGFNPGEHLDFVDYTGKSHVIEIGPSYRSENGKQTLYLFVDHHSEVFLLEEEKKAGVETAAKLSKEEIASLAKVGDMRAPFASNVCQIPVKAGQEVKKGELVIVLEAMKMQNPIESQVEGKIDQVFVKLGQAVQVGDKLLTISPL; encoded by the coding sequence ATGGAACACATTCGCCCGGGAATGGACACTAAAGATATCCTCAGGCGTCTAAAAAAGGCTAAAGGATATTTTATCACTAATACAGCCCGCGACTTATCGCAATCTGACTTTAAGAACCGCATCTTGCTACATACGGACTTATTAGCGGCCAAACCACGGGATGCGGCCGGATATTTCTCCCTGGAGATAACCGGCGGGGCCTCAGTGCACGTGGATATGCTGCGCAAACAGGTGAACCCCTTTCTTAAACTGGAACTCCTCAGGCGTGAGATGCCGAATACTTTATTCCAGACCCTGTGCCGGGGCGTCAACCTATTCGGATACCGGCCGTATCCGGAGAATGCCATCCGACTGACGGTAAGGGAATTTGCCAAATATGTGGAGGTCTGGCGCGTCTTCGACTTTTTAAACTATATTCCCAACATGGTTCCGGTATTTGAAGAGGTCAAAAAGGCCGGAAAAATACTGGAGCCATCTATTTGTTTCTCTACGGGGCCGGAACACACAGATGAATTTTATGTAGGTAAGGTGCGGGAGATATTGGACGTTACCGGCGAGGACATCATCCTGTGCATCAAGAATCACGGCGGCCTGGGGACGCCTAAGCGTATCGGTGAACTGGTGGCATCCATTAAACAGAGGTTCCCGGACCTGTTAATCCATTACCACGGTCACAATACAGACAGCAACGACGTGCCGCGTATTGCAGCAGCCATCCTTTCCGGGGCCGAGATCGTCGATGCCGCCGATCATGCCTTTACCGGATTTTATGGCCCGCCGCCGGTTTTAAGTGTTATCCAGACCATGGAGGCCCATGGTATCCGGGCTGAGGGCGTAAGCACCGACGCCGTTATTGAGACCTCCGAGGCGCTGCGGCCGGAGCGGGGCGCCTATGCGGATTTTGAGTCCCAGTTCAAGGGATTTGACTCCACCGTACAGGTGCATAAACTGCCGGGCGGGGCCACCGGCAGCAGCTTTGAGCAGGCGGTCAAGGGGGAATTCCTCCATCTCATGCCAAAGATTCTGCGCGAGGAATTGCCGCGTGTTCAGATTGAGTTAGGCAACTGGTGGAGTGTTACTCCCGGCTCTCAGATCCTGTGGACCACAGCCGTCAATAATGTGCTCTCGGGTGAACGGTATGAGAACGCCAGCGGTGACCTGAAGAACCTCCTCCTGGGCAAATATGGACCATTCCCGTTTTATCGACCTTCCGAAGAAATTTACAGCAAGGTCTTCGGCCCGGACTGGGAAAAAATTCTGAAAGAGCAGGGCGGGGTGGCCAAAATAGAAGACATTGATCTGGAAAAAGAGGAGGCCACACTCGTAGAGCGCCTGGGCCGATCGGTGACCAGAGAAGAAATGGTGCTTTATTTGCAGCATCCAAACGACGCCGTTGATTTCCTCAAGTTTGAGGAGGAATATGGCCAAGCCTATGTCCTTCCTCCACAAATCTGGTTCCGGAAAGGGGGGTTTAACCCTGGTGAACACCTTGATTTCGTGGACTATACAGGCAAGTCGCATGTGATTGAAATCGGGCCTTCGTATCGCTCCGAAAATGGTAAGCAGACCCTTTACCTCTTTGTGGACCACCACTCTGAGGTCTTCCTGCTCGAGGAAGAAAAAAAGGCCGGGGTGGAGACGGCAGCAAAATTGAGTAAGGAAGAGATTGCCTCACTGGCCAAGGTGGGAGATATGCGGGCGCCTTTTGCCAGCAATGTATGCCAGATACCGGTCAAGGCCGGTCAGGAAGTGAAAAAAGGAGAGCTTGTCATTGTACTGGAGGCCATGAAGATGCAAAATCCCATAGAATCTCAAGTTGAGGGGAAGATCGATCAGGTTTTTGTTAAACTGGGGCAGGCCGTACAGGTTGGGGATAAGCTGCTTACTATCTCTCCCCTATAA
- a CDS encoding TMEM165/GDT1 family protein: protein MDIRLFTSTFIAIFLAELGDKTQLATFSLAASSEKRWAIFLGASLALIASTLIGVTVGGFVMNIVPPEYIRMGAGLLFILLGIAMIMGKL from the coding sequence ATGGATATAAGACTCTTCACCAGCACATTTATTGCCATCTTTCTTGCTGAATTAGGTGATAAGACTCAACTGGCGACCTTTTCACTGGCTGCTTCCAGTGAGAAGCGCTGGGCTATTTTCCTGGGGGCTTCCCTGGCCCTTATTGCATCCACTTTAATAGGGGTAACGGTCGGCGGGTTTGTCATGAACATTGTTCCGCCGGAGTACATCCGAATGGGTGCGGGCCTCCTGTTTATTTTATTAGGCATAGCTATGATCATGGGAAAACTTTAA
- a CDS encoding Lrp/AsnC family transcriptional regulator, translating into MDTVPRKAVLTSKEKMVIQVLQDGIPPAERPFQILAERAGLPEEEFLACVKNLCNEGCIRRFGATLQHQISGYAANAMIAWHVEEGKIEKAGRIMASFKNVTHCYQRRTIPGWPYNIYTMVHGQTDAECHAVAREIAEKTGITDYQILFSEKELKRSNISYFREEQV; encoded by the coding sequence GTGGACACAGTCCCCCGAAAAGCAGTCCTTACTTCTAAAGAAAAAATGGTAATCCAGGTCCTGCAGGATGGAATTCCTCCGGCAGAGAGACCCTTTCAGATACTGGCTGAAAGGGCCGGCCTGCCTGAAGAAGAATTTTTGGCATGTGTAAAAAACCTTTGCAACGAAGGGTGCATACGCCGCTTTGGCGCTACACTGCAGCACCAGATCTCCGGATATGCCGCCAACGCCATGATCGCCTGGCATGTAGAAGAAGGGAAGATAGAAAAGGCAGGCCGGATCATGGCCTCCTTTAAGAATGTAACCCACTGCTATCAACGCCGGACAATCCCCGGGTGGCCCTATAACATTTATACCATGGTGCACGGCCAAACCGACGCCGAATGTCATGCTGTGGCCCGGGAAATAGCAGAAAAGACCGGCATAACCGATTATCAGATACTATTCAGTGAAAAAGAATTAAAAAGATCTAATATCAGCTACTTCAGGGAGGAACAGGTGTGA
- the groES gene encoding co-chaperone GroES, with the protein MKIRPLQDRIVVKRLEEEGKTKGGIIIPDTAKEKPIEGKVIAVGNGKVMENGTRVPLEVKAGDRILFGKYSGTEVKIDGEEHLIMREDDVLGVIEK; encoded by the coding sequence ATGAAGATCAGACCATTGCAGGACAGAATCGTAGTCAAACGTTTGGAGGAAGAAGGGAAGACCAAAGGCGGGATAATTATCCCGGACACGGCCAAGGAGAAACCCATCGAAGGGAAGGTAATTGCCGTGGGCAATGGCAAGGTAATGGAGAATGGAACGAGGGTGCCGCTTGAAGTAAAGGCGGGGGATCGCATCTTATTCGGTAAGTACTCTGGTACAGAAGTGAAAATCGATGGTGAAGAACACCTCATTATGCGCGAAGACGATGTGCTGGGTGTTATAGAAAAATAA
- a CDS encoding BON domain-containing protein: protein MSLHKKITTLFLLIVFAAALGCAASSTRESTGEYLDDSVITAKVKALLAKDLVLKSFAISVETFRGVVILSGFVDSNDQIDRAVQIAHGVKGVREVRSQMVLKPKS from the coding sequence ATGTCTCTGCACAAGAAAATTACCACATTATTTTTATTGATCGTATTCGCCGCAGCCCTGGGTTGTGCCGCCAGTTCAACCAGGGAAAGCACCGGCGAATATCTGGATGATTCGGTGATTACAGCCAAGGTTAAGGCCTTGCTGGCAAAGGATCTGGTACTCAAATCCTTTGCCATAAGCGTGGAAACCTTCCGTGGAGTGGTTATCCTGAGTGGTTTCGTGGATAGTAATGATCAAATCGATCGTGCCGTCCAGATTGCACACGGCGTAAAAGGCGTCAGAGAAGTCAGAAGCCAGATGGTATTGAAACCCAAATCCTGA
- a CDS encoding MFS transporter, producing MVKNRTFRALRHRNFRLFFFGQLTSLIGSWMQSVAQGWLVLQLSNSAFALGLVGTFGYLPTMLFSFWGGSVADRKSKRRIVLATQTVAMCLAFSLAFLVTLNLIKTWHVVLLAFFMGTVMAFDLPARQSFLIELVGREDLTNAIGLNSSIFNAARLIGPGIAGFVIAYFGVEICFLINGLSFLAVIVSLLRMRNVQQTDMVGFKKKGSIKDMAYYIHGQKEIRMLLLLVATFSVFVLPYTVLLPIFARDILKVGPKGLGFLFSAMGLGALIGAIMIATIAGQRNKLLYLWSNALLFGALIWAFSLCNRYYLALFLLFLAGMTMVGFLTTANAYVQLNAPDDRRGRIMGLYSIVFLGMMPGWEACFQGVCHNISGFNGLYLQALSWQN from the coding sequence ATGGTGAAAAACAGAACCTTCAGGGCCTTGCGGCATCGTAACTTCCGTCTTTTCTTTTTTGGACAGTTGACCTCTCTTATCGGCAGTTGGATGCAGTCTGTGGCTCAGGGATGGCTGGTCTTGCAGCTCAGTAACTCTGCCTTTGCCCTGGGACTGGTGGGGACCTTCGGATATTTACCCACCATGCTCTTTTCCTTCTGGGGTGGAAGTGTGGCTGACCGTAAGAGTAAGCGCCGTATTGTACTTGCTACCCAGACAGTAGCGATGTGTCTCGCCTTCAGCTTAGCCTTCCTGGTCACCCTTAACCTGATTAAGACCTGGCACGTGGTCTTATTGGCCTTCTTCATGGGTACGGTTATGGCCTTTGATCTCCCCGCCCGTCAATCGTTCCTTATAGAGTTGGTCGGCCGGGAAGACCTGACTAATGCCATTGGTCTGAATTCTTCTATATTCAACGCGGCCAGACTTATCGGCCCGGGCATAGCAGGCTTCGTCATTGCCTACTTCGGGGTTGAAATATGCTTTCTAATTAATGGCCTCAGTTTCCTGGCTGTAATCGTCAGCCTGTTACGTATGCGAAACGTACAACAGACGGACATGGTAGGTTTTAAAAAAAAGGGTAGTATAAAGGATATGGCATATTACATCCACGGGCAGAAAGAGATACGCATGCTACTTTTGCTGGTGGCCACCTTCAGTGTATTTGTCCTGCCTTATACGGTGTTGCTACCTATATTTGCCCGTGACATCCTTAAGGTAGGTCCTAAGGGGCTGGGTTTTCTTTTCTCCGCTATGGGCCTGGGCGCCTTAATCGGAGCGATCATGATAGCTACTATAGCCGGGCAAAGAAACAAGTTGCTTTATCTCTGGAGTAACGCCCTCCTCTTTGGAGCCCTTATTTGGGCCTTTTCCCTGTGCAACCGGTATTATCTTGCGTTGTTCCTGCTTTTTCTGGCGGGCATGACCATGGTGGGCTTTCTCACCACTGCCAACGCCTATGTCCAGCTTAATGCCCCGGATGACAGGAGAGGCCGGATTATGGGGCTTTACAGTATTGTATTTCTGGGAATGATGCCGGGGTGGGAAGCCTGCTTTCAGGGAGTCTGTCACAATATATCGGGGTTCAACGGGCTATATCTACAGGCGCTATCCTGGCAGAACTAA
- a CDS encoding biotin carboxylase N-terminal domain-containing protein, giving the protein MKKILIANRGEIALRILRAVQEQGLTAVGVYETPDKEARHIRAADEAIWIGEGPRKDYLNIDKMIWAARKAGADGIHPGYGFLAENPDFPKACEDAGLIFIGPPAKVIHALGNKVIARTIAESAGVPVIPGSENLPYGQEGEERALAFAQEHSFPLMLKATAGGGGRGIRKVNNPKELIDQMPLARAEAKAAFNDARLYLEKGVINPKHIEVQVLADSFGHIIHMGTRDCSIQRRNQKLVEIAPALIADQTLLDNICTAAIKVAQEANYVNAGTVEFLVDEAGHFYFLEMNTRLQVEHTVTEMVTGMDIVRAQIDIASGKKLKFSQEDVHIRGHAIEMRINAEDPKNNFLPEGGRTITVYNSPGGAGIRLDGIAYQGYVIPQVYDSLLVKLTVHGFTWKEAVERMRRALKGFAIVGPRTTIPFYLNIVNESDFQKGIFNTSYLDLKPDLFVYKEEDREVAKLARLIATIHHKGFNPFAA; this is encoded by the coding sequence GTGAAAAAGATTCTTATTGCTAATCGCGGGGAGATTGCGCTACGGATTCTGCGTGCGGTGCAGGAGCAGGGGTTAACAGCGGTCGGGGTCTATGAAACTCCGGATAAAGAGGCGCGCCATATACGCGCGGCTGATGAGGCTATCTGGATCGGCGAGGGACCGCGCAAGGACTACCTGAATATCGATAAAATGATCTGGGCCGCCCGTAAGGCCGGGGCCGACGGCATCCATCCCGGTTATGGTTTTTTGGCGGAGAACCCTGATTTTCCCAAGGCATGTGAGGATGCCGGACTTATTTTCATCGGCCCGCCCGCAAAGGTTATTCATGCCCTGGGCAACAAGGTCATCGCCCGGACCATCGCCGAAAGCGCCGGTGTTCCGGTCATCCCAGGCAGTGAAAACCTTCCCTATGGACAGGAAGGGGAGGAAAGGGCCCTGGCCTTTGCCCAGGAACACAGCTTTCCGTTGATGCTCAAGGCCACGGCGGGCGGCGGCGGCCGGGGGATTCGTAAGGTAAATAACCCCAAAGAACTGATAGATCAGATGCCGCTGGCCCGGGCCGAGGCCAAGGCCGCATTTAATGACGCCCGCCTCTATCTGGAAAAAGGTGTAATAAATCCGAAGCATATCGAGGTTCAGGTACTGGCCGATAGTTTCGGCCATATTATTCACATGGGCACGCGGGATTGTTCTATACAGCGGCGCAACCAGAAATTGGTGGAGATAGCGCCGGCCCTCATTGCTGACCAGACCCTTCTGGATAATATCTGTACTGCGGCCATCAAGGTGGCGCAAGAAGCCAATTATGTGAACGCCGGTACCGTGGAGTTTCTGGTGGACGAGGCCGGGCATTTCTACTTTTTGGAGATGAATACCCGCCTGCAGGTCGAACACACGGTCACGGAAATGGTCACCGGTATGGACATTGTCCGGGCCCAAATTGACATTGCATCCGGGAAAAAGCTCAAATTCTCCCAGGAAGATGTCCACATCCGGGGTCATGCCATCGAGATGCGTATCAACGCCGAGGATCCCAAAAATAATTTCTTGCCGGAAGGCGGCAGGACTATAACGGTTTATAATTCTCCGGGGGGGGCCGGCATAAGGTTGGACGGCATTGCCTATCAGGGTTATGTCATCCCGCAGGTCTATGATTCGCTGCTGGTCAAATTGACGGTGCATGGTTTTACCTGGAAGGAGGCCGTGGAGCGCATGCGCCGGGCCTTGAAGGGTTTTGCTATCGTGGGTCCCAGGACCACGATCCCCTTTTATCTCAACATCGTTAATGAGTCTGATTTCCAGAAAGGTATATTCAACACCAGTTATCTGGACCTGAAGCCCGATCTTTTTGTATATAAAGAAGAAGACCGTGAGGTAGCCAAACTGGCCAGGCTGATCGCCACTATTCACCATAAGGGTTTCAATCCCTTTGCTGCATAA
- a CDS encoding aspartate ammonia-lyase gives MDKKYRIERDPLGEKMIPEDAYYGVQTRRAIENFPISGLTMHPLMAEATVMIKVAAAETNMALGGLKAAIGEAVIQAAREVLEGKITGQFVVDVYQAGAGTSYNMNINEVLANRALEILGKKRGDYTVIHPNDHVNMGQSTNDVFPTAMRLAALKAVAGLYPVGMNLAQALKDKGEEFYPIIKAGRTHLQDAVPMRLGHEFRAYGQTVEDDFERLRHAAKELEYLGIGATAIGAGTNTLPGYREMVIEKLSILTRLDLKPKKDLFEATQNMNVFASIASQLKLVALDVGRIANDLRLLSSGPRTGLAEITLPAVQPGSSIMAGKINPVIAEMMNMVCFQVIGNETTVAMAVQAGQLELNVMMPVIIHNILTSIQILQNALSIFTERCVQGITANPETCRRYAEMSTALATLLNSYIGYEKAAALAKEAFVRNMPIKDLAREKGILTDEEIEEIFRSAPA, from the coding sequence ATGGATAAGAAATACAGAATAGAAAGAGACCCCCTGGGCGAAAAGATGATCCCCGAAGACGCCTATTATGGGGTCCAGACCCGGCGCGCGATAGAAAACTTTCCCATAAGCGGGCTAACCATGCATCCTCTTATGGCCGAGGCCACTGTTATGATTAAAGTGGCGGCGGCCGAGACTAATATGGCGCTGGGCGGGCTTAAGGCGGCAATCGGAGAGGCCGTTATTCAGGCCGCCCGTGAGGTGCTGGAGGGGAAAATTACCGGGCAGTTCGTGGTTGATGTCTATCAAGCCGGCGCCGGAACGTCCTACAACATGAATATAAATGAGGTCCTGGCTAACAGAGCCCTTGAGATTTTAGGCAAAAAACGGGGGGACTATACAGTAATTCATCCTAACGATCATGTAAATATGGGGCAGTCAACAAACGATGTATTCCCTACGGCCATGAGGTTGGCCGCCTTAAAGGCAGTGGCGGGCCTCTATCCCGTGGGTATGAATCTGGCACAGGCCCTGAAAGATAAAGGAGAAGAATTTTACCCCATCATCAAGGCCGGACGCACGCACCTTCAAGATGCCGTTCCCATGCGTTTAGGCCATGAGTTCCGTGCCTATGGCCAGACCGTGGAGGATGACTTCGAGCGGCTGCGCCATGCGGCAAAGGAACTGGAATATCTGGGCATAGGGGCCACGGCAATAGGGGCAGGCACAAATACCCTGCCCGGCTATCGGGAGATGGTGATAGAGAAGCTCTCTATCTTAACCCGGCTTGACTTAAAACCCAAAAAAGACCTGTTTGAAGCGACCCAGAATATGAATGTATTTGCCTCGATCGCCTCTCAATTAAAACTTGTCGCGCTGGATGTTGGCCGTATTGCCAATGATCTCCGGTTGCTGAGCTCCGGCCCCCGCACCGGCCTGGCCGAGATTACACTACCCGCCGTCCAGCCGGGATCGTCCATAATGGCCGGTAAAATCAACCCGGTCATAGCAGAGATGATGAATATGGTCTGTTTTCAGGTGATCGGTAACGAGACAACCGTGGCTATGGCCGTTCAGGCCGGCCAATTGGAACTAAATGTTATGATGCCCGTCATCATTCATAATATATTGACGTCTATCCAGATCCTGCAGAACGCCCTCTCTATTTTTACCGAACGCTGTGTGCAAGGAATAACCGCCAATCCTGAGACCTGCCGCCGTTATGCCGAGATGAGCACGGCCCTGGCCACGCTCCTGAATTCATACATAGGCTATGAAAAGGCGGCGGCCCTGGCCAAAGAGGCCTTTGTCCGGAACATGCCCATAAAAGACCTGGCGAGAGAAAAGGGCATCCTTACTGATGAAGAGATAGAGGAGATTTTTAGATCGGCGCCGGCTTAA
- the hemL gene encoding glutamate-1-semialdehyde 2,1-aminomutase, with the protein MKRERSQAYFAKAKDVIPGGVNSPVRACRSVGCDPLFIARASGSKIYDVDGNVFIDCVGSWGPMILGHAHPEVTAALRKALENGTSFGAPTPLEVELAELLIEAVPSLEMVRLTSSGTEATMSAIRLARAYTGRKKIIKCDGCYHGHGDAFLVKAGSGVATLGIPGSPGVPEEIAGHTISIPYNDADALAKVLEKEGGQVACFIIEPVPGNMGVVLPREGYLRTVRELTEKHGVLLIFDEVISGFRMSLGGAQSCYGIFPDLTCLGKIIGGGLPVGAYGGRKDIMLRIAPEGDVYQAGTLSGNPLAVTAGIATLKILSQKGVYEDLEGKGAYLEKTIDGLIQRYSIPARVNRAGSLMTIFFTKDDVVDFKSALTSDTNCFAGFYRGMLEKGVYLPPSQFEAIFISLAHTKEDIDRILDAAEKYFKVL; encoded by the coding sequence GTGAAAAGAGAGCGTTCCCAGGCCTATTTCGCGAAGGCAAAGGATGTTATCCCCGGAGGCGTAAACAGTCCGGTTCGCGCCTGCCGTTCCGTCGGATGCGATCCCCTTTTTATAGCCAGGGCCTCTGGTTCTAAAATATACGACGTCGATGGCAATGTCTTCATCGACTGTGTTGGTTCCTGGGGGCCAATGATCCTAGGCCATGCCCACCCTGAAGTCACCGCCGCTTTAAGAAAGGCGCTCGAAAACGGGACCAGCTTTGGCGCCCCAACGCCCCTCGAAGTTGAACTGGCTGAATTACTCATAGAGGCCGTTCCCTCACTGGAAATGGTTCGACTGACCAGTTCCGGCACTGAAGCCACCATGAGCGCCATCCGTTTAGCCAGGGCTTATACCGGGCGTAAGAAGATCATTAAATGCGATGGTTGTTATCATGGGCATGGAGACGCATTTCTCGTCAAGGCCGGCTCCGGTGTCGCCACTCTGGGCATACCGGGCAGCCCGGGCGTGCCGGAAGAGATTGCCGGCCATACTATATCCATTCCATATAACGATGCCGATGCCTTGGCCAAGGTTCTGGAAAAGGAAGGCGGGCAGGTGGCCTGTTTTATTATTGAGCCTGTACCCGGTAACATGGGCGTGGTCCTACCCCGCGAGGGATATTTAAGAACAGTAAGGGAACTCACAGAAAAACACGGCGTCCTGCTTATTTTCGATGAGGTGATCAGTGGATTCCGAATGTCTTTGGGTGGCGCACAGTCCTGCTATGGTATTTTCCCGGACTTAACCTGTCTGGGCAAGATTATCGGGGGCGGGCTGCCCGTGGGGGCCTACGGTGGTCGTAAAGACATCATGTTACGGATTGCCCCGGAGGGAGATGTCTATCAGGCCGGGACCCTCTCCGGCAATCCTCTGGCTGTAACTGCCGGCATAGCTACATTAAAAATACTTTCCCAAAAAGGCGTTTATGAAGATCTGGAGGGAAAAGGCGCATACCTGGAGAAAACTATCGATGGGCTTATCCAGCGCTATTCCATCCCGGCCCGGGTCAACCGTGCAGGCTCCCTCATGACCATATTTTTTACAAAAGATGATGTAGTTGACTTTAAGTCTGCACTGACCAGCGATACAAATTGCTTTGCCGGGTTCTATCGGGGCATGCTGGAAAAGGGTGTCTATCTGCCCCCCTCACAGTTTGAGGCCATATTCATCTCGCTCGCGCATACAAAGGAAGATATTGATAGAATATTGGATGCCGCGGAGAAATACTTTAAGGTTTTATGA